The Coffea arabica cultivar ET-39 chromosome 4e, Coffea Arabica ET-39 HiFi, whole genome shotgun sequence genome includes a window with the following:
- the LOC113742569 gene encoding probable protein phosphatase 2C 21 encodes MGVYLSTPKTEKSSDDGENDRLRYGMSSMQGWRSTMEDAHAVYPNLDKATSFFGVYDGHGGKAVAKFCAKYLHEQVLKNEAYLAGDLGDSMKKSFLRMDEMMCGQRGWRELSVLGDKMQKVTGMIEGLIWSPRSGEANSQINDWPSEQGPHSDYIGPTSGTTACVAIIRDNQLVVANAGDSRCVMSRGGQAYALSKDHKPDHELEKERILQAGGYVQCGRVNGSLNLARAIGDMELKQNKALPAERQIVTADPDITMVDLQDDDEFLVLACDGIWDCMSSQQVVDFVREQLYNETKLSTVCERLLDKCLAPTAGGEGCDNMTMILVQFNKPLNNGASSKDHPFPLDEQAESDERPSRN; translated from the exons ATGGGGGTATATCTAAGCACTCCTAAAACGGAGAAGTCATCAGATGATGGCGAGAATGATAGACTCAGATATGGCATGTCCTCCATGCAAGGATGGCGCTCTACCATGGAAGATGCT CATGCAGTTTATCCCAACTTGGACAAGGCTACGTCTTTCTTTGGAGTTTATGATGGCCATGGAG GAAAAGCAGTTGCTAAATTTTGTGCCAAGTATCTTCACGAACAAGTGCTAAAAAATGAAGCCTACTTAGCTGGTGATTTAGGAGATTCGATGAAGAAATCTTTTCTCAG GATGGATGAGATGATGTGTGGGCAAAGAGGCTGGAGAGAATTATCTGTACTTGGGGATAAAATGCAAAAGGTCACAGGCATGATAGAAGGATTGATATGGTCCCCAAGGAGTGGCGAAGCCAACAGCCAGATTAATGATTGGCCTTCTGAGCAG GGACCACATTCTGATTATATTGGACCAACTTCTGGTACCACAGCTTGTGTTGCAATTATCCGTGACAATCAACTTGTCGTTGCAAATGCTGGTGATTCTCGTTGCGTGATGTCTCGTGGTGGTCAG GCCTATGCTCTGTCAAAAGATCACAAGCCTGACCATGaattggaaaaagaaaggatacTGCAAGCTGGTGGCTATGTCCAATGTGGACGTGTCAATGGTAGCCTGAACCTGGCCAGGGCAATAG GTGACATGGAATTAAAGCAAAACAAAGCACTTCCTGCTGAAAGGCAAATTGTAACAGCAGATCCTGACATTACCATG GTTGATCTCCAAGATGACGATGAGTTTCTTGTTCTAGCCTGTGATGGGATATG GGATTGCATGTCAAGTCAACAGGTAGTGGACTTTGTTCGAGAGCAGCTGTACAAC GAGACAAAGCTTTCAACAGTGTGTGAGAGGTTGCTTGACAAATGTTTGGCACCAACTGCTGGTGGGGAAGGCTGTGACAACATGACCATGATACTTGTCCAGTTCAATAAACCTTTGAACAATGGTGCTTCTTCCAAGGATCATCCATTTCCTCTTGATGAGCAAGCTGAATCTGATGAAAGACCCAGCAGAAATTGA
- the LOC113742233 gene encoding shikimate O-hydroxycinnamoyltransferase, translating to MKIEVKESTMVRPAQETPRRNLWNSNVDLVVPNFHTPSVYFYRPTGSSNFFDAKVLKDALSRALVPFYPMAGRLKRDEDGRIEIECNGEGVLFVEAESDGVVDDFGDFAPTLELRRLIPAVDYSQGISSYALLVLQVTYFKCGGVSLGVGMQHHAADGFSGLHFINSWSDMARGLDVTLPPFIDRTLLRARDPPQPQFQHIEYQPPPTLKVSPQTAKSDSVPETAVSIFKLTREQISALKAKSKEDGNTISYSSYEMLAGHVWRCACKARGLEVDQGTKLYIATDGRARLRPSLPPGYFGNVIFTATPIAIAGDLEFKPVWYAASKIHDALARMDNDYLRSALDYLELQPDLKALVRGAHTFKCPNLGITSWVRLPIHDADFGWGRPIFMGPGGIAYEGLSFILPSPTNDGSMSVAISLQGEHMKLFQSFLYDI from the exons ATGAAAATCGAGGTGAAGGAATCGACTATGGTGAGACCTGCCCAAGAAACTCCTAGGAGGAACTTGTGGAACTCGAACGTGGACTTGGTGGTGCCAAATTTCCACACCCCTAGCGTCTACTTCTATAGGCCGACGGGATCATCGAATTTCTTTGATGCCAAAGTGCTGAAGGACGCTTTGAGCCGAGCCCTTGTCCCGTTCTACCCAATGGCTGGTAGGTTAAAGAGAGACGAAGATGGGCGGATTGAGATTGAGTGCAATGGTGAAGGCGTGCTTTTCGTGGAGGCCGAGTCTGATGGAGTAGTTGATGATTTCGGTGACTTTGCACCAACTTTAGAGCTTCGTAGACTCATTCCTGCAGTTGATTATTCTCAAGGAATATCAAGCTACGCTCTCCTAGTGCTGCAG GTGACATATTTCAAGTGTGGTGGAGTCTCTCTTGGTGTTGGCATGCAACATCATGCAGCTGATGGATTTTCAGGTCTTCATTTCATCAATTCATGGTCTGATATGGCCCGTGGCCTTGATGTGACCCTGCCACCATTCATAGACCGCACCCTCCTCCGTGCCCGCGATCCGCCCCAGCCTCAATTCCAGCACATTGAGTACCAACCCCCTCCAACCTTAAAAGTTTCCCCGCAAACTGCAAAATCTGACTCAGTTCCTGAAACTGCAGTGTCCATCTTCAAGTTAACCAGGGAGCAAATCAGTGCCCTGAAAGCCAAGTCCAAGGAAGATGGAAACACCATTAGCTATAGCTCCTACGAAATGTTGGCAGGCCATGTATGGCGCTGTGCTTGCAAGGCACGAGGACTCGAAGTTGATCAAGGAACAAAATTGTACATTGCTACTGATGGACGAGCAAGACTTAGGCCTTCGCTCCCGCCTGGCTATTTTGGCAATGTCATCTTCACGGCAACCCCGATAGCTATAGCTGGTGACCTTGAATTCAAGCCAGTCTGGTATGCTGCAAGTAAAATCCACGATGCATTGGCGAGGATGGACAACGACTACTTAAGGTCAGCTCTTGATTACTTGGAATTACAGCCTGATTTGAAGGCCCTGGTTCGTGGTGCCCATACTTTCAAGTGTCCAAATCTGGGGATCACAAGCTGGGTAAGGTTACCCATCCATGATGCTGATTTTGGCTGGGGTCGGCCCATATTTATGGGTCCTGGTGGTATCGCTTATGAAGGTTTAAGCTTTATATTGCCTAGTCCAACCAATGATGGAAGCATGTCAGTAGCTATTTCATTGCAGGGCGAGCACATGAAACTCTTCCAGAGTTTCTTGTATGACATTTGA